In one Colletotrichum destructivum chromosome 2, complete sequence genomic region, the following are encoded:
- a CDS encoding Putative protein-arginine deiminase has product MRSQTTALALAGLHLGAVLGAGPVRPVIRADTNRDGILTEADDVDKGLWMPARGAIFLPNVGDAHGRCANTDLRGNPLSNHELAACHDASGHLLLEPSLVAPLATLPVNVADDAFAYVYATPDAAADRVRLFVNDYQDRAGETAAWRFVNPEFRFSSTQLRAGIALGIDGREFVTDASAWDGVVRVRFDLYANNTVFSDAVELKVAPVLTHHHLQRVDELVTVAANESDPVQLAFVEGLDRARRDAGLAAPLYLFNQSSDIWAQDFFEPAYASMPGPDGGVVAVRIMLRSAQSTRTGGRQVFEQLRGKGIGGFQPADGRRRGFGHREINSFGNVETIPPYTSKSGIKYPAGRIIQGKHFGESPAEAMTAFLEGQQVQTPLMLEAGWLFIGHVDEFVQFLPSNETGLGFTIAIADTVSALEVFRNVSEAGKGKKSFSSPRGSGVRAISFDGNVGDVFTLTPGELETTVDEVLTNETFHAVNAYAQKHIEANLETLLAEIPLAREHIVRVPVLFKDANFPSGLFARSPDGLPPHTDTVMRDERLLLAFSPAAINGIVIGGHYLSPKPWGPVVDGVDLLEGAVRAAYNAAGMVVSFVDDFLSHHVGGGEIHCGSNTLRETDVKWWE; this is encoded by the exons ATGCGATCCCAGACCacggccctcgccctcgccggcctccatcttggagcggtcctcggcgccggccctgTCCGCCCCGTCATCCGAGCAGACACCAACCGCGACGGCATTCTtaccgaggccgacgacgttgacaaGGGCCTCTGGATGCCGGCCCGCGGCGCCATCTTCCTCCccaacgtcggcgacgcccatGGCCGGTGTGCTAACACTGACCTCCGCGGCAATCCGCTGAGCAACCACGAGCTGGCGGCGTGCCACGACGCGTCGGGCcacctgctcctcgagccGTCCCTCGTCGCCCCGCTGGCGACTCTCCCCGTCAACGTGGCCGACGATGCGTTCGCGTACGTCTACGCAACGccggacgccgcggccgaTAGGGTCCGGTTGTTCGTCAACGACTACCAGGACCGCGCCGGCGAGACGGCCGCGTGGCGGTTCGTCAACCCGGAGTTCCGCTTCAGCTCGACGCAGCTGCGCGCAGGCATCGCTCTAGGCATCGACGGGCGGGAGTTCGTGACAGACGCCTCCGCCtgggacggcgtcgtcagGGTGCGTTTCGACCTGTACGCCAACAACACCGTCTTTTCGGACGCCGTGGAGCTGAAGGTTGCGCCTGTCCTTACGCACCACCACCTGCaacgcgtcgacgagctcgtcacCGTCGCGGCCAACGAGTCGGACCCTGTGCAGCTCGCGTTCGTCGAGGGGCTGGACCGGGCGCGCcgggacgccggcctcgccgcgccGCTGTACCTGTTCAACCAGAGCAGCGACATCTGGGCGCAGGACTTCTTCGAGCCGGCGTACGCGAGTATGCCGggcccggacggcggcgttgtggCGGTGCGGATCATGCTCCGATCGGCGCAGTCGACGCGGACGGGCGGTCGGCAGGTGTTTGAGCAGCTCCGGGGCAAGGGCATCGGCGGGTTCCAGCCGGCGGACGGGAGGAGGCGTGGGTTCGGGCACCGGGAGATCAACTCGTTCGGCAACGTCGAGACGATCCCGCCGTATACGTCCAAGAGCGGGATCAAGTACCCTGCCGGGCGCATCATCCAGG GCAAGCACTTTGGCGAGTCtccggccgaggccatgacgGCGTTCCTCGAGGGCCAGCAAGTGCAGACGCCGCTgatgctcgaggccggctgGCTCTTCATCGGCCACGTGGACGAGTTTGTGCAGTTCTTGCCCTCGAACGAGACGGGGTTGGGCTTTACCATCGCCATTGCCGATACTGTCTCCGCGTTGGAGGTGTTCCGGAACGTTTCCGAGGCTGGAAAAGGTAAGAAATCTTTCTCAAGTCCAAGAGGAA GCGGCGTCCGCGCCATCTCTTTTGACGGTAACGTCGGGGACGTCTTCACCCTTACCCCCGGCGAGCTTGAGACgaccgtcgacgaggtcctcaCCAACGAGACGTTCCACGCCGTCAACGCCTACGCGCAGAAGCACATCGAAGCGAACCTCGAGAcgctcctcgccgagatACCGCTGGCGCGCGAGCACATCGTTCGCGTGCCCGTGCTGTTCAAGGACGCCAACTTCCCCTCTGGCCTCTTCGCCCGCTCCCCGGACGGCCTCCCGCCGCACACGGACACGGTCATGCGGGACGAGCGGCTCCTGCTGGCGTTCAGCCCCGCCGCTATCAACGGCATCGTGATCGGGGGCCACTACCTCAGCCCCAAGCCGTGGGGCCCCGTGGTGGACGGTGTGGATCTGCTAGAGGGCGCCGTCAGGGCGGCGTACAACGCGGCGGGGATGGTTGTGAGTTTCGTGGACGATTTTCTCTCGCAtcacgtcggcggcggggagatTCACTGCGGGTCGAACACGCTGAGGGAGACGGATGTGAAGTGGTGGGAGTGA
- a CDS encoding Putative ML-like domain, transient receptor potential channel Flc/Pkd2, which produces MKLTAVVPYLVYVFSLAAFFPSAASAEKILQSLSLNNCQKESDFSASLFNVVVSANNGSVTANVAAVVSVEGKAVFDVALRIYGFEYMRQVIDPCTANLQGLCPMKPGKIDMEFSFDIGDKLDAVPGIAYTIPDLDATIRALVNLTDTDETVACVEADFSNGKTVDLVGVKWATAVIAGLGLGSAGIISAMGHSDAAAHLAANALSLFGYFQAQALVGLSGVDMPPIVQAWTQNFQWSMGIVRLGWMQDLCTWYQRATGGEAARLLDSVRSVSVQVSKRSVPGPVRRGLRALARRANIKLENGSYIVYGIQRVAFRAKIETTNLFLTGLIVYCAFVLFTVLGVAAFRYGTSMAAKNNWTRRDRFLEFRRDWKTTLKGILFRLCLIGFPQMAVLCLWEFVQADSPALVVLAVVFFFGTLFTLIWASFKVIRIAKQSILTHQNPAHVLFSNPAIINKWGFLYVQYRASAYYFIVPFIGYVFAKAAVVAFGQGVGVGQAIALIILEAAALIAVSVLRPFMDKPTNSFNISIFAVNFVNSVFLLIFTNVFGAPGIVVGAVGVVLFVVNAVFALVLLLMVLISSVLVFWRVKGKPPQQPSQLVDPAVTGKGDRTENKGLLDLDEDEAGGGVSRRDSLRFAEKAMEGGMSQHSLGNSNNNSSTALYRPPTVTVAGGGGDNHELSVLPSPGARSAVSPSVPMFPVDTSMRPRTPVTPRSPHGDEYPPSPFANQMGQNMHEFRQQNNNSPWQRGAGYDH; this is translated from the exons ATGAAACTCACCGCAGTCGTTCCCTACCTCGTCTacgtcttctctctcgccgccttcttcccctcggccgcgtcggccGAAAAGATCCTCCAGTCGCTCTCACTCAACAACTGCCAGAAGGAGTCGGACTTCTCGGCCAGCCtcttcaacgtcgtcgtctcggccaaCAATGGCTCCGTCACGGCCAacgtggccgccgtcgtgtcggtcgagggcaaggccgtcttcgacgTGGCGCTGCGCATCTACGGCTTCGAGTACATGCGGCAGGTCATCGACCCGTGCACCGCCAACCTGCAGGGCCTCTGCCCGATGAAGCCCGGCAAGATCGACATGGAGTTCTCCTTCGACATTGGcgacaagctcgacgccgtgccGGGTATCGCCTACACCATCCcggacctcgacgccaccatccgcgccctcgtcaacctcaccGACACGGACGAGACCGTCGCCTgtgtcgaggccgacttcTCCAACGGCAAgaccgtcgacctcgtcggcgtcaagtgggccaccgccgtcatcgccggcctcggcctgggaTCCGCCGGCATCATCTCCGCCATGGGCCACtcggacgccgccgcccacctcgccgccaacgcgCTCTCGCTGTTCGGCTACttccaggcccaggccctcgtcggcctcagcggcgtcgacatgCCGCCCATCGTCCAGGCCTGGACCCAGAACTTCCAGTGGTCCATGGGCATCGTGCGCCTCGGCTGGATGCAGGACCTGTGCACCTGGTACCAGCgcgccaccggcggcgaggcagcCCGCCTGCTGGACTCGGTCCGGAGCGTCTCGGTCCAGGTGTCGAAGCGTTCCGTCCCGGGCCCCGTCCGCCGCGGCCTGCGCGCCCTGGCCCGGCGCGCCAACATCAAGCTCGAGAACGGGTCCTACATCGTCTACGGCATCCAGCGCGTCGCCTTCCGCGCCAAGATCGAGACGACCAACCTGTTCCTGACGGGCCTCATCGTCTACTGCGCCTTCGTGCTCTTCACcgtgctcggcgtcgccgccttccgCTACGGCACCTCCATGGCGGCCAAGAACAACTGGACCCGGCGCGACCGCTTCCTCGAGTTCCGGCGCGACTGGAAGACGACGCTCAAGGGCATCCTGTTCCGGCTGTGCCTCATCGGGTTCCCGCAGATGGCGGTGCTGTGCCTCTGGGAGTTCGTGCAGGCCGACTCGCCGGCGCTCGTCGTGctggccgtcgtcttcttcttcggcacgCTCTTCACTCTCATCTGGGCCTCGTTCAAGGTCATCCGCATCGCCAAGCAGTCCATCCTGACGCACCAGAACCCGGCCCACGTGCTCTTCTCGAACccggccatcatcaacaagtGGGGGTTCCTGTACGTGCAGTACCGCGCCTCGGCCTACTACTTCATCGTGCCCTTCATCGGCTACGTcttcgccaaggccgccgtcgtcgccttcggccagggcgtcggcgtcggccaggccatcgccctcatcatcctcgaggccgccgccctcatcgccgtcagcGTGCTCCGCCCCTTCATGGACAAGCCGACCAACTCGTTCAACATCTccatcttcgccgtcaacTTTGTCAACTCGGTCTTCCTGCTCATCTTCACAAACGTCTTTGGCGCCcccggcatcgtcgtcggcgccgtcggcgtcgtgctcttcgtcgtcaacgccgtcttcgccctcgtgctgctgctcatGGTCCTCATCTCGagcgtcctcgtcttctggcgcgtcaagggcaagccgccgcagcagccgtCGCAGCTggtcgacccggccgtcacGGGCAAGGGCGACCGCACCGAGAACAAGGGcctcctggacctcgacgaggacgaggccggcggcggcgtcagccGGAGAGATTCACTGCGcttcgccgagaaggccatggAGGGCGGCATGAGCCAGCACAGCCTtggcaacagcaacaacaacagcagcactGCCCTGTACCGCCCGCCGACCGTTaccgtcgccggcggtggcggtgatAACCACGAGCTCTCGGTGCTCCCGTCGCCCGGCGCCCGGTCCGCTGTGAGTCCGTCGGTGCCTATGTTCCCCGTGGACACCTCGATGCGGCCGCGCACGCCGGTGACGCCGCGGTCCCCGCACGGGGACGAGTACCCGCCGAGTCCGTTTGCGAACCAGATGGGCCAGAATATGCACGAGTTCCGGCAGCAGAACAATAACAG TCCATGGCAACGCGGCGCCGGTTACGATCACTAA